A part of Ammospiza caudacuta isolate bAmmCau1 chromosome 7, bAmmCau1.pri, whole genome shotgun sequence genomic DNA contains:
- the LOC131559650 gene encoding uncharacterized protein LOC131559650, translating into MKEFVILLEVFVMPMKVFMMSLEVFVMSLEVFVMPLKAFVMPLKAFGGQARSSLHLISALAQWVLLLACLIYLGVHFLRPSKPQSDKALWTHIRYSGKTTRGAAVNLSAESGPIQIRNGSVLVPCDGLYLLSLRSTVILEKEENWLNLTLQGSSSILWEQIVQGSESTVNLTTVLYLFEQNSIALWTSSNATLWDLSLSLVLVADSKF; encoded by the exons ATGAAGGAGTTTGTGATTCTCCTGGAGGTGTTTGTGATGCCCATGAAGGTGTTTATgatgtccctggaggtgtttgtgatgtccctggaggtgtttgtgATGCCCCTGAAGGCGTTTGTGATGCCCCTGAAGGCATTT ggagggcaggccAGAAGCTCCCTGCACCTCATCTCTGCCCTGGCTCAGTGGGTTCTGCTGCTCGCCTGCCTCATCTACCTGGGAGTGCATTTCCTGCGGCCCTCCAAG CCCCAGAGTGACAAAGCGCTGTGGACCCACATCCGATACTCAG GCAAGACCACCAGGGGAGCAGCCGTGAACCTCTCAGCGGAATCGGGGCCCATCCAGATCCGGAACGGCTCCGTCCTTGTCCCTTGTGACGGCCTCTACCTGCTGTCCCTCAGGAGCACCGTCAtcctggagaaggaggagaactGGCTGAACctgaccctgcagggcagcagcagcatcctgtgGGAGCAGATTGTGCAGGGCAGCGAGAGCACAGTGAACCTCACCACGGTGCTCTACCTGTTTGAGCAGAACAGCATCGCGCTGTGGACCAGCTCCAACGCCACCCTCTGGGACCTGTCCCTCAGCCTGGTGCTAGTGGCTGACAGCAAGTTctag